The sequence TACTGGCTGGCTTCCCAATGCTGGACGTCAAAGTCACCCTGTTCGACGGTTCCTTCCACGATGTTGACTCCAATGAAATGGCGTTTAAGATCGCGGGTTCCATGGGCTTTAAGAAAGGCGCCATGGAAGCGGATCCCGTTCTGCTTGAGCCGATGATGAAGGTTGAGGTCACCACTCCGGAAGACTGGATGGGTGACGTCGTTGGCGACATTAACCGTCGCCGCGGAATGATCGACGGTATGGATGATGGCCCAGCCGGGCTGAAAATTATCCGCGCTAAGGTGCCATTAGCCGAAATGTTTGGTTATGCTACCGATCTGCGCTCTGCTACCCAAGGTCGCGCTTCCTACTCCATGGAATTCCTGGAGTATAACGAAGCACCGCAAAACGTAGCTCAAGCTGTAATCGATGGCCGATTTGGCTAAATCCCTTTAATACCCGGGTCGCGCCCGGGTACTTATGTAAATTGAAAGGAACACGACGTGTCTAAAGAAAAATTTGAACGTTCAAAACCGCACGTTAACGTTGGTACTATCGGCCACGTTGACCACGGTAAAACCACTCTGACCGCTGCTATCACCAACGTACTGGCTAAAGTATACGGTGGTGAAGCCAAGGACTTCGCTTCCATCGATAACGCTCCTGAAGAGCGTGAGCGTGGTATCACCATCTCTACCTCTCACGTAGAGTACGATACTCCTACCCGTCACTACGCCCACGTAGACTGCCCCGGACACGCTGACTACGTTAAGAACATGATCACCGGTGCTGCCCAGATGGACGGCGCGATCCTGGTAGTAGCTGCCACCGACGGCCCAATGCCTCAGACCCGTGAGCACATCCTGCTGTCTCGTCAGGTAGGCGTACCTTTCATCATCGTATTCATGAACAAGTGCGACATGGTTGACGATGAAGAGCTGCTGGAACTGGTAGAGATGGAAGTTCGTGAACTGCTGTCTGAGTACGAATTCCCTGGCGACGACCTGCCTGTAATTCAGGGTTCCGCTCTGAAAGCTCTGGAAGGCGAAGAAGAGTGGGAGAAGAAGATCATCGAGCTGGCTGAAGCCCTGGATTCCTACATCCCAGAGCCTGAGCGTGCCATCGACGGTGACTTCATTCTGCCTATCGAAGACGTATTCTCCATCTCCGGCCGTGGTACCGTAGTTACCGGTCGTGTAGAGCGCGGCATCATCACCGTAGGTGACGAAGTAGAGATCGTGGGCATCAAAGAAACCACCAAGACTACCTGTACTGGTGTTGAGATGTTCCGCAAGCTGCTGGACGAAGGCCGTGCCGGTGAGAACTGTGGTGTTCTGCTGCGTGGTACCAAGCGTGACGAAGTACAGCGTGGTCAGGTACTGGCTAAGCCTGGTTCCATCACTCCTCACACCAAGTTCGAGTCTGAGGTATACGTACTGTCCAAAGATGAAGGTGGTCGTCACACCCCATTCTTCAAAGGCTACCGTCCTCAGTTCTACTTCCGTACTACTGACGTAACCGGTACCATTGAGCTGCCAGAAGGCGTTGAGATGGTAATGCCTGGTGACAACATCAAGATGGTTGTTACCCTGATCTGCCCAATCGCGATGGACGACGGCCTGCGCTTCGCTATCCGTGAAGGTGGCCGCACCGTTGGTGCTGGTGTTGTAGCTAAGATCATCGAGTAATCGATATCTCGCTATGATAAAAGGGCGCCCTGGGCGCCCTTTTTTGTGGCTGGCGAATGGGGCCGGCCACCGTGGGGAGAAGATCTCGGAAAAGCTTGCAATGCGGCGAAACCCGAGTATAATCCCTCCGGTTCGCTATTAGGGCGAACGCGTAATATACGCGGTGGTGCGATAGGCATCACCTTTAACAGCGACTCCGATTTGGAGTCGAATGGTTGCGATAATCGCCGTCTTTGACCCAACTTAAAATAAAGGGGTTCAAGGATGGACGTTTTTTTGCGTAATTATTGGTTGGAGCTCTGGTCAAATGCAGAACCAAAGAATCCGTATCCGCCTGAAGGCGTTCGATCACCGTCTGATCGATCAGTCTACCGCGGAAATCGTTGAGACTGCGAAGCGCACAGGGGCTCAAGTACGGGGTCCAATCCCTCTGCCCACCCGCAAAGAGCGCTACACAGTTCTGATTTCTCCTCACGTGAACAAAGATGCACGTGATCAGTATGAAATCCGTACTCACAAGCGCATGGTGGACATCGTTGAGCCTACCGATAAGACTGTTGACGCTTTGATGCGTCTGGATCTGGCTGCCGGCGTAGACGTGCAGATCAGTCTGGGCTAATCCCAGTTTCGGAATAGAGGTTAGATAGATGGCAATCGGTCTTGTAGGTCGTAAAGTTGGTATGACTCGCATCTTCGCTGAAGATGGCGCGTCTATCCCAGTTACCGTTATCGAAGTAGAACCGAACCGCGTAACTCAGATTAAGACTCTGGAAAGCGATGGCTACGCAGCCCTGCAGATCACTGTAGGCGCTAAGAAAGCCAACCGCGTTACCAAACCTGAAGCAGGTCACTTTGCTAAAGCCGGTGTAGAAGCTGGTCGTGGTCTGTTCGAGTTCCGTCTGGGCGAAGGTGAAGGCGAAGGCATCGAAATCGGTGCTGAGCTGAAAGTTGATACTTTCGAAAACGGCCAAATCGTAGACGTTACTGGTCGCTCCAAGGGTAAAGGTTTCCAAGGCGCTGTTAAGCGTTGGAACTTCCGCACCCAGGACATGACCCACGGTAACTCCCTGAGCCACCGTGCTCCTGGTTCTATCGGTCAGAACCAGAGCCCCGGTAAGGTGTTCAAGGGCAAGAAGATGGCTGGTCACATGGGTGACGAGCGCGTAACTACCCAGAATCTGGAAGTAGTTCGCGTTGACGCCGAGCGCAACCTGCTCCTGATCAAGGGTGCAGTACCTGGCGCCAACGGCGGTAACGTTATCGTTAAACCCGCCGTTAAAGCGTAACGTCTGAGGAGATAGTAATGGAATTGGTAATGAAAGACGCGCAGAGCGCTCTTGAAGTTTCCGAAACTACCTTCGGACGTGAGTTCAATGAAGCTCTGGTACACCAGGTGGTGACTGCTTACGCAGCCAACGCCCGTCAAGGTACCGTGTCTCAGAAGACCCGCGCTGAAGTAGCTGGCACTGGCAAAAAGCCATGGCGCCAGAAAGGTACTGGCCGTGCTCGTGCCGGTACCGTTAAGAGCCCAATCTGGCGCTCCGGTGGTGTAGCTTTCGCAGCTAAGCCACAAGATCACTCTCAGAAAGTGAACAAGAAGATGTACCGCGCCGCTCTGCAGAGCATTCTGTCCGAGCTGGTACGTCAAGAACGTCTGATTGTGGTTGAGAAGTTTGGTGTTGAAGCCCCTAAAACCAAGGAGCTGGTAGCCAAGCTGAAAGAGCTGTCTGTTGATGACGTGCTGATCGTAACTGGCGAAGTAGACGAGAACCTGTTCCTCGCTTCTCGCAACCTGTACAAGGTTGACGCCCGTGACGTTGCTGGCATCGACCCAGTTAGCCTGATTGCATTCGACAAGGTGCTGATGACTGCTGATGCAGTTAAGCAGATTGAGGAGATGCTGGCATGATCCGTGAAGAACGTTTGCTGAAAGTGCTGCGTGCTCCGCACATCTCTGAAAAGAGCACCATGGCTGCTGAACTGAACAACACTATCGTGTTCAAGGTTGCCACTGATGCCACTAAGGCTGAAGTGAAAGCGGCTGTTGAAAAGCTGTTCGAAGTTGAAGTCACCGGCGTTCGCACTGTGAACGTTAAAGGCAAGACTAAGCGTACCGGCGCCCGTTTCGGCCGTCGTTCCGACTGGAAGAAAGCGTACGTTACTCTGGCCGAAGGTTCTGACATCGACTTCGTCGGCGGCGCAGAATAAGGACGAGGAGTTAAATAGATGGCTATTGTAAAATGTAAGCCTACCTCCGCGGGCCGTCGCCACGTCGTTAAGGTAGTAAACAAGGACCTGCACAAGGGTAAGCCCTTCGCAGCCCTGTTGGACAAAAAGTCCAAGTCCGGCGGTCGTAACAACGCTGGTCGCATTACTACCCGTCACATCGGTGGTGGTCACAAGCAGCACTACCGTATCGTTGACTTCAAGCGCAATAAAGATGGCATCCCTGCCACTGTAGAGCGCCTGGAATACGATCCAAACCGCAGCGCTAACATCGCTCTGGTTCTGTACGCTGACGGTGAGCGTCGCTACATCCTGGCTCCTAAGGGCCTGCAGGCTGGCGACAAGATCATGTCCGGTCTGGAAGCTGACATCAAAGTGGGTAACACGCTGCCTATGCGTTCTATCCCTGTCGGTTCCACCGTACACAACGTAGAAATGAAGCCTGGTAAAGGCGGTCAGATTGCCCGCTCCGCCGGTGCCTACGTTCAGATCGTTGCTCGTGACGGTGCCTACGTAACCGTACGTCTGCGTTCCGGCGAAATGCGTAAGCTGCCTGCCGATGGCCGCGCTACCCTGGGTGAAGTTGGCAATGCTGAGCATATGCTGCGTTCTCTGGGTAAAGCCGGTGCAAGCCGCTGGCGTGGTGTTCGTCCTACCGTTCGTGGTGTTGCCATGAACCCGGTTGATCACCCACACGGTGGTGGTGAAGGTCGTACCTCTGGTGGCCGTCACCCCGTTACTCCATGGGGTGTTCCAACCAAAGGTAAGAAGACCCGCAGCAACAAGCGTACCGACAAGTACATCGTACGTCGTCGTACCAAGTAACTTTATTGAGGATTCACCATGCCACGTTCTCTCAAGAAAGGTCCATTTATTGACCTGCACTTGCTGAAGAAGGTAGAGAAAGCGGTGGAAAGCGGGGACAAAAAGCCAGTTAAAACCTGGTCCCGTCGTTCTATGATCATTCCAGATATGATTGGTCTGACCATCGCTGTCCATAATGGTCGTCAGCACGTTCCAGTTTTCGTTACCGAAGATATGATCGGTCACAAACTGGGTGAGTTC is a genomic window of Ferrimonas sp. YFM containing:
- the rplW gene encoding 50S ribosomal protein L23 gives rise to the protein MIREERLLKVLRAPHISEKSTMAAELNNTIVFKVATDATKAEVKAAVEKLFEVEVTGVRTVNVKGKTKRTGARFGRRSDWKKAYVTLAEGSDIDFVGGAE
- the rplC gene encoding 50S ribosomal protein L3; the encoded protein is MAIGLVGRKVGMTRIFAEDGASIPVTVIEVEPNRVTQIKTLESDGYAALQITVGAKKANRVTKPEAGHFAKAGVEAGRGLFEFRLGEGEGEGIEIGAELKVDTFENGQIVDVTGRSKGKGFQGAVKRWNFRTQDMTHGNSLSHRAPGSIGQNQSPGKVFKGKKMAGHMGDERVTTQNLEVVRVDAERNLLLIKGAVPGANGGNVIVKPAVKA
- the rplB gene encoding 50S ribosomal protein L2 — translated: MAIVKCKPTSAGRRHVVKVVNKDLHKGKPFAALLDKKSKSGGRNNAGRITTRHIGGGHKQHYRIVDFKRNKDGIPATVERLEYDPNRSANIALVLYADGERRYILAPKGLQAGDKIMSGLEADIKVGNTLPMRSIPVGSTVHNVEMKPGKGGQIARSAGAYVQIVARDGAYVTVRLRSGEMRKLPADGRATLGEVGNAEHMLRSLGKAGASRWRGVRPTVRGVAMNPVDHPHGGGEGRTSGGRHPVTPWGVPTKGKKTRSNKRTDKYIVRRRTK
- the rpsJ gene encoding 30S ribosomal protein S10 translates to MQNQRIRIRLKAFDHRLIDQSTAEIVETAKRTGAQVRGPIPLPTRKERYTVLISPHVNKDARDQYEIRTHKRMVDIVEPTDKTVDALMRLDLAAGVDVQISLG
- the rplD gene encoding 50S ribosomal protein L4 → MELVMKDAQSALEVSETTFGREFNEALVHQVVTAYAANARQGTVSQKTRAEVAGTGKKPWRQKGTGRARAGTVKSPIWRSGGVAFAAKPQDHSQKVNKKMYRAALQSILSELVRQERLIVVEKFGVEAPKTKELVAKLKELSVDDVLIVTGEVDENLFLASRNLYKVDARDVAGIDPVSLIAFDKVLMTADAVKQIEEMLA
- the tuf gene encoding elongation factor Tu — its product is MSKEKFERSKPHVNVGTIGHVDHGKTTLTAAITNVLAKVYGGEAKDFASIDNAPEERERGITISTSHVEYDTPTRHYAHVDCPGHADYVKNMITGAAQMDGAILVVAATDGPMPQTREHILLSRQVGVPFIIVFMNKCDMVDDEELLELVEMEVRELLSEYEFPGDDLPVIQGSALKALEGEEEWEKKIIELAEALDSYIPEPERAIDGDFILPIEDVFSISGRGTVVTGRVERGIITVGDEVEIVGIKETTKTTCTGVEMFRKLLDEGRAGENCGVLLRGTKRDEVQRGQVLAKPGSITPHTKFESEVYVLSKDEGGRHTPFFKGYRPQFYFRTTDVTGTIELPEGVEMVMPGDNIKMVVTLICPIAMDDGLRFAIREGGRTVGAGVVAKIIE
- the rpsS gene encoding 30S ribosomal protein S19 encodes the protein MPRSLKKGPFIDLHLLKKVEKAVESGDKKPVKTWSRRSMIIPDMIGLTIAVHNGRQHVPVFVTEDMIGHKLGEFAPTRTYRGHIADKKAKKKR